A genomic window from Rhizobium sp. 007 includes:
- the cysD gene encoding sulfate adenylyltransferase subunit CysD, which yields MPDSRPDTELNNPQSAKPPLDPHLKALENESIHIFREVAAEFERPVMLYSIGKDSSVLLHLARKAFYPGRVPFPLLHVNTGWKFQEMIAFRDETAKKYDLDLVEHINPRGAAEGITPFSHGSATFTDIMKTEGLRQALDAGQFDAAFGGARRDEEASRAKERIYSFRTPDHRWDPRNQRPELWNIYNGQIRKGESVRAFPLSNWTEVDIWRYIQAEDIPLVPLYYAKKRPYVERDGMMILAEDPRLELLPGEVRREGMIRFRTLGDFPLTGAIRSTATTLEDVIAELEIATVSERQGRAIDRDQSGSMEKKKREGYF from the coding sequence ATGCCCGATAGCCGTCCGGATACGGAACTCAACAATCCACAGAGCGCCAAGCCGCCGCTCGATCCGCACCTGAAGGCTCTGGAAAACGAGTCCATCCATATCTTCCGCGAGGTTGCGGCCGAATTCGAGCGTCCGGTGATGCTCTATTCGATCGGAAAGGACTCGTCGGTGCTGCTGCATCTGGCACGTAAGGCTTTTTATCCGGGCCGCGTGCCCTTCCCGCTGCTGCATGTGAACACCGGCTGGAAATTCCAGGAGATGATCGCCTTTCGCGACGAGACCGCGAAGAAGTATGACCTGGACCTGGTCGAGCACATCAATCCGCGCGGCGCCGCAGAAGGAATCACACCCTTCAGCCACGGCTCCGCGACCTTCACCGACATCATGAAGACCGAGGGGCTGCGCCAAGCGCTCGACGCCGGACAGTTCGACGCAGCCTTCGGCGGCGCGCGCCGCGACGAGGAGGCAAGCCGCGCCAAGGAACGCATCTATTCCTTCCGCACGCCGGACCACCGCTGGGATCCGCGCAACCAGCGGCCCGAGCTCTGGAACATCTACAACGGCCAGATCCGCAAGGGCGAGAGCGTGCGCGCCTTCCCGCTGTCGAACTGGACCGAAGTCGATATCTGGCGCTACATCCAGGCCGAAGACATTCCGCTGGTGCCGCTCTACTATGCGAAGAAGCGCCCCTACGTTGAGCGCGACGGCATGATGATCCTTGCGGAAGACCCGCGGTTGGAACTCCTTCCCGGCGAAGTCCGCCGGGAAGGCATGATCCGTTTCCGCACCCTTGGCGATTTCCCGCTGACGGGTGCCATCCGCTCCACCGCCACCACCCTTGAAGACGTCATAGCGGAGCTGGAAATCGCAACCGTTTCCGAGCGCCAGGGCCGCGCCATCGACCGCGACCAGTCCGGCTCCATGGAAAAGAAGAAGCGTGAAGGATATTTCTGA
- a CDS encoding phosphoadenylyl-sulfate reductase produces the protein MTVVNIIEEAETLNAKLATLSLAERLSFVAGLDVRVVFTTSLGIEDQVITAEIGNHRLPIDVVTLQTGRLFPETLALIDETESQYDLHITRYEPEQADIDAYAAKYGMNGFYESVEARHACCGVRKLKPLARALAGATIWITGLRRGQSANRAETPFAEYDAERHLLKINPLADWDIETIKSYVADNSVPVNPLHARGYPSIGCEPCTRAIKPGEPERAGRWWWEQDEKRECGLHVGEEATAVAAR, from the coding sequence ATGACTGTTGTCAATATCATCGAAGAAGCGGAAACGCTGAATGCGAAACTTGCGACCTTGAGCCTGGCCGAACGTCTGTCGTTTGTCGCCGGCCTAGACGTAAGAGTCGTCTTCACGACATCGCTTGGTATCGAAGACCAGGTGATCACCGCCGAAATCGGCAATCATCGCCTACCGATCGACGTCGTAACGCTGCAGACCGGCCGCCTCTTCCCCGAGACGCTGGCGCTGATCGACGAAACCGAAAGCCAGTACGACCTCCACATCACCCGCTACGAGCCAGAGCAGGCCGATATCGACGCCTATGCGGCGAAATACGGCATGAACGGCTTTTACGAGAGCGTCGAAGCCAGGCATGCCTGTTGTGGCGTGCGCAAGCTCAAGCCGCTTGCGCGGGCGCTGGCAGGCGCAACGATCTGGATCACCGGGCTGCGCCGCGGTCAGTCCGCCAACCGCGCGGAAACGCCTTTTGCGGAATATGACGCCGAACGGCACCTCCTGAAGATCAATCCGCTTGCCGACTGGGATATCGAGACAATCAAGTCCTACGTCGCCGACAATAGCGTGCCGGTTAATCCGCTGCATGCCCGCGGCTACCCTTCTATCGGCTGCGAGCCGTGCACGCGCGCCATCAAGCCCGGCGAGCCGGAGCGCGCCGGCCGCTGGTGGTGGGAACAGGATGAAAAGCGCGAATGCGGCCTGCATGTCGGCGAAGAGGCGACAGCGGTTGCAGCACGATAG
- a CDS encoding Rrf2 family transcriptional regulator: protein MITQKAKYALRALTVLAEADAGEPVMISDIAAQQKIPKKFLEQILLDLKHQGIVASRRGKAGGYLLLKPADMITFGEILRIVDGPIAPLPCLSITAYRKCDDCDGEQTCKIRSVFAKVADATRKVLFSTTIADAVAPAKGAEVTRLLA from the coding sequence ATGATTACGCAGAAAGCAAAATACGCGCTCCGGGCGCTGACGGTACTGGCGGAAGCCGATGCCGGCGAGCCCGTCATGATTTCGGACATCGCAGCGCAGCAGAAAATTCCGAAGAAGTTCCTCGAGCAGATCCTGCTCGATCTTAAGCATCAGGGCATCGTCGCGAGCCGACGTGGCAAGGCGGGCGGCTATCTGCTGTTGAAGCCCGCCGACATGATCACCTTCGGCGAAATTTTGCGCATCGTCGACGGCCCGATCGCGCCGCTCCCATGCCTTTCGATCACCGCTTATCGCAAGTGCGACGATTGCGACGGCGAGCAGACCTGCAAAATCCGCAGCGTCTTCGCCAAAGTTGCGGATGCAACGCGGAAGGTGCTGTTCTCGACGACGATCGCCGACGCGGTCGCGCCGGCAAAAGGCGCAGAGGTCACCCGCCTTCTCGCCTGA
- a CDS encoding DUF6152 family protein, producing the protein MRVLSTKQIVLSAALAAAFATGAAAHHGWSWAEAEQMELRGTIQKISMGGPHPALDVATADDGVWRVELGNPRQTERSGFVEGSAKNGDPIVAIGNRSLDRNEKRMKAVRITVGEKRYDIYPDRIQTN; encoded by the coding sequence ATGCGTGTCTTATCCACAAAGCAGATCGTCTTGAGCGCGGCCCTCGCGGCAGCTTTCGCGACCGGCGCTGCGGCGCATCACGGCTGGTCATGGGCCGAGGCCGAGCAGATGGAGTTGAGGGGGACGATCCAGAAGATTTCCATGGGCGGCCCGCATCCCGCGCTTGACGTTGCGACCGCCGATGACGGCGTGTGGCGCGTCGAACTCGGCAATCCGCGCCAGACGGAGCGCTCCGGCTTCGTCGAGGGCTCGGCGAAGAACGGCGATCCGATCGTTGCGATCGGAAACCGTTCGCTGGATCGGAATGAAAAGCGCATGAAGGCCGTGCGAATCACGGTCGGCGAGAAGCGCTACGATATCTATCCCGACCGAATCCAGACGAATTGA
- a CDS encoding DUF6644 family protein produces MAIELLEWLATTPLAAGLRRSALLYMFVNASHILSIGLLLGAILPLDLRLMGFFPLVPLSVVGPFLSRAAAVGLTAAIVTGFCLFSVRPMEYAGNPAFLAKIGLLAVGVANAAIVHARDSWRKAIAGVVVAASLRIAAMVSAAVWITALIAGRWIGFI; encoded by the coding sequence ATGGCGATCGAACTTCTGGAATGGCTTGCCACAACGCCGCTCGCCGCAGGGTTGCGGCGTTCAGCGCTGCTTTACATGTTCGTCAATGCTTCGCATATCCTGTCTATCGGTTTGCTGCTCGGCGCCATCCTGCCGCTCGATCTCAGGTTGATGGGCTTCTTTCCGTTGGTCCCGCTTTCGGTGGTCGGACCATTCCTGTCGCGCGCAGCGGCGGTCGGTTTGACGGCGGCGATCGTCACAGGCTTCTGCCTCTTCAGCGTCCGGCCGATGGAATATGCCGGAAACCCAGCATTTTTGGCAAAGATCGGATTGCTGGCAGTGGGCGTTGCCAATGCCGCCATCGTGCATGCCAGGGACAGCTGGCGAAAGGCGATTGCCGGAGTGGTCGTTGCAGCGAGCTTGCGCATTGCAGCCATGGTTTCGGCGGCGGTATGGATTACCGCTCTCATCGCCGGGCGGTGGATCGGTTTCATATAG
- a CDS encoding CopG family transcriptional regulator, whose translation MRILVDIVESELKALDKMAKSEKVSRASLIRKAVNDFLDRHDRTKEAEAFGLWGNRKIDGLEYQDKVRSEW comes from the coding sequence ATGCGTATCCTGGTCGATATCGTCGAATCCGAGTTGAAGGCGCTGGATAAGATGGCGAAGAGCGAGAAGGTTTCCCGCGCTTCGCTCATCCGCAAAGCTGTCAACGATTTTCTGGATCGTCATGATCGGACAAAAGAGGCAGAAGCTTTCGGGCTCTGGGGTAATAGAAAGATCGATGGGCTCGAATACCAGGATAAAGTTCGAAGCGAATGGTGA
- a CDS encoding type II toxin-antitoxin system VapC family toxin, translating into MVKALFDTNILIDYLNAIPEARDELDRYGRRAISVVTWMEVLIGADPDVEAATRSFLNNFQIIAVDNAIAEGAVRLRQHHRINLPDAIIWSTADAHALLLVTRNTKDFPADNPGIRVPYLR; encoded by the coding sequence ATGGTGAAAGCGCTCTTCGATACGAACATCCTTATCGACTATCTCAACGCCATACCGGAAGCCCGCGACGAGCTTGACCGCTATGGACGCCGTGCCATCAGCGTCGTCACTTGGATGGAGGTGTTGATTGGCGCTGATCCCGACGTCGAAGCAGCGACGCGAAGCTTCTTGAATAACTTCCAGATCATCGCGGTTGATAATGCGATAGCGGAAGGCGCTGTTCGCTTAAGACAGCACCACCGGATCAACTTGCCGGACGCGATAATCTGGTCGACCGCCGATGCGCATGCGTTGCTCCTGGTGACGCGCAACACCAAGGACTTTCCGGCGGATAATCCTGGAATCCGCGTCCCATATCTGCGTTGA
- the betA gene encoding choline dehydrogenase translates to MQADFVIIGSGSAGSALAYRLSEDGRNSVIVIEAGGSDFGPFIQMPAALAWPMSMRRYNWGYLSEPEPNLNGRRITAPRGKVIGGSSSINGMVYVRGHAEDYNRWEELGANGWAYADVLPYFKRMEHSHGGEEGWRGTDGPLHVQRGGFRNPLFHAFIEAGKQAGFEATDDYNGSKQEGFGLMEQTIFRGRRWSAASAYLKPALRRPNVDIAYGLARRIVIENGRATGVEIERRGKVEIIKANREVIVSASSFNSPKLLMLSGIGPGAHLQEHGIEVKADRPGVGANLQDHMEFYFQQVSTKPVSLYSWLPWFWQGVAGAQWMFTRSGLGTSNQFEACAFLRSAAGIKQPDIQYHFLPVAISYDGKAAAKSHGFQVHVGYNLSKSRGSVTLRSPDPKADPIIRFNYMSHPDDWEKFRHCVRLTREIFGQQAFDAYRGSEIQPGEKVQTDDEIDGFLREHLESAYHPCGTCKLGAKNDPMAVIDPETRVIGVDGLRVADSSIFPHITYGNLNGPSIMTGEKAADHILGKQPLPRSNQEPWVNPRWALSDR, encoded by the coding sequence ATGCAAGCAGACTTCGTCATCATAGGCTCCGGCTCGGCAGGGTCGGCCCTCGCCTATCGTCTCTCGGAAGACGGCAGAAACAGCGTGATCGTCATCGAGGCGGGCGGCAGCGACTTCGGGCCGTTCATCCAGATGCCGGCAGCCCTTGCTTGGCCGATGAGCATGAGGCGCTACAACTGGGGCTACCTCTCCGAACCCGAACCGAACCTCAACGGCCGGCGCATCACCGCGCCGCGCGGCAAGGTGATCGGCGGATCCTCCTCGATCAACGGCATGGTCTATGTGCGCGGCCATGCCGAGGACTACAACCGTTGGGAAGAGCTCGGCGCCAACGGCTGGGCCTATGCGGACGTGCTGCCCTACTTCAAGCGCATGGAGCATTCGCACGGCGGCGAGGAAGGCTGGCGCGGCACCGACGGCCCGCTGCATGTGCAACGCGGCGGCTTTCGCAACCCGCTGTTCCATGCATTCATCGAAGCCGGCAAGCAGGCGGGTTTCGAGGCGACGGACGACTACAACGGCTCGAAGCAGGAAGGCTTCGGGCTGATGGAGCAGACCATCTTCCGCGGCCGTCGCTGGTCTGCGGCGAGCGCCTATCTGAAGCCGGCGCTGAGGCGGCCAAATGTCGACATCGCCTACGGCCTGGCGCGCAGGATCGTTATCGAGAACGGCCGCGCGACCGGCGTCGAGATCGAGCGCCGGGGCAAGGTCGAAATCATCAAGGCGAACCGCGAGGTGATCGTTTCCGCCTCATCCTTCAACTCGCCGAAGCTCTTGATGCTTTCCGGTATCGGCCCTGGCGCTCATTTGCAGGAGCACGGCATCGAGGTGAAGGCCGACCGGCCAGGCGTCGGCGCCAACCTGCAGGATCATATGGAATTCTATTTCCAGCAGGTCAGCACCAAGCCGGTTTCGCTCTATTCCTGGCTGCCATGGTTCTGGCAGGGCGTGGCGGGCGCGCAATGGATGTTCACGAGATCCGGCCTCGGCACCTCCAACCAGTTCGAAGCCTGTGCCTTCCTGCGCTCGGCAGCCGGCATCAAGCAGCCGGACATCCAGTATCACTTCCTGCCGGTGGCGATCAGCTATGACGGCAAGGCGGCGGCCAAGAGCCACGGCTTTCAGGTGCATGTCGGCTACAATCTCTCGAAGTCGCGCGGATCCGTCACCCTGCGCTCGCCCGATCCGAAGGCCGATCCCATCATCCGCTTCAACTATATGAGTCATCCGGATGACTGGGAAAAATTCCGCCACTGTGTGCGCCTCACCCGCGAGATCTTCGGCCAGCAGGCTTTCGACGCCTATCGCGGGTCGGAAATCCAGCCGGGCGAGAAGGTGCAGACGGACGACGAGATCGACGGCTTCCTGCGCGAACATCTGGAAAGCGCCTACCACCCCTGCGGCACCTGTAAGTTGGGCGCTAAGAACGACCCGATGGCGGTGATCGACCCGGAGACGCGCGTCATTGGGGTCGACGGCCTGCGCGTTGCCGACTCGTCGATCTTCCCACACATCACCTACGGCAACCTCAACGGCCCCTCGATCATGACCGGCGAGAAGGCGGCGGACCATATCCTCGGCAAGCAACCGCTGCCGCGCTCGAACCAGGAGCCCTGGGTCAATCCGCGCTGGGCACTGAGCGACCGGTAA